A DNA window from Arachis duranensis cultivar V14167 chromosome 3, aradu.V14167.gnm2.J7QH, whole genome shotgun sequence contains the following coding sequences:
- the LOC107477575 gene encoding PHD finger protein At1g33420, translated as MVVNERPTKRMKRRVTADLHDFLTFPSAAGASFDSPFRNCVQRFLADHGRITFPPSLFPALMTWQILFRVGDLVEGPDLSPAVVTLDIVEEDVTRSRSSVYCDQCRVVGWSGHPVCRKRYHFIIRAASKSIESYQRPCSRCENLVQLSEPRCKSCDFNITVDDLEDWVYQQIDDNTHLLHGVVHSNGYGHLLTLNGREGGSKLLSGFDIMGFWDRLCSAISVRKVSVMDLSKKFGLEYRVLHAITNSHSWYGNWGYEFGNGSYALTQDAYQKAVNTLSDMPLSSFSFQGRGPRSRLQCVISLYQSLAETELLTIKDLFSFLLTLVHEFRKPMTKKISKQDEGSNKCNLLCAWTRHDVEDVQQALIKVLLASASCREVKWVARRVLKGAVCRGVSSPELLDYSLKHLEGKLVANGMVVATRCNPNTSAIEFRLEPFCDGFTRNSSHPSEEQVISDLAFLFDSIIHPDKMVSYRPKVMRKSVADSARKLLDCKQFVKEYKPEVAMEQPPVIRLWCQVELSDQPKDDPSPPPELIVLPLSATVADLKREVTSAFQEVYAMFKRFQAEEVIGYGSISDSLTLKFLLGTSAMVKIQGKCPAKYGLSRFRMERGTETWRVDCPCGAKDDDGERMLACDTCSVWQHTRCAGIDNCDAIPSKFVCLRCLSSYRQEAVNLPDSDVEANKSYKLSNASCKDEAVATDCAAVACNITVDFGVR; from the exons ATGGTGGTCAACGAGAGGCCTACGAAGAGGATGAAGAGAAGAGTAACCGCCGATCTCCACGACTTTCTCACTTTCCCTTCCGCCGCCGGCGCTTCCTTCGACTCACCCTTTCGCAACTGTGTCCAGCGGTTCCTGGCAGACCATGGTCGCATAACGTTTCCTCCTTCACTCTTCCCGGCGCTGATGACGTGGCAGATCTTGTTCCGGGTTGGTGACCTTGTCGAAGGCCCTGATCTCTCGCCTGCGGTGGTCACGCTTGACATTGTGGAGGAAGATGTCACGCGCTCTCGAAGTTCAGTGTACTGTGACCAGTGTCGAGTCGTTG GGTGGAGCGGTCACCCGGTCTGTCGCAAGCGCTATCATTTCATTATCCGGGCTGCCAGTAAATCCATCGAGTCTTACCAAAGACCTTGTTCCAGATGTGAAAATCTTGTCCAACTATCTGAACCAAG gTGTAAATCATGTGACTTCAACATTACTGTGGATGATCTTGAAGATTGGGTGTATCAACAAATCGACGATAACACCCATCTCCTGCATGGTGTTGTCCACTCCAATGGTTATGGTCACCTGCTTACTCTCAATGGAAGAGAAGGTGGCTCAAAGCTTCTCTCTGGATTTGATATTATGGGGTTTTGGGATAGACTGTGTTCTGCAATTTCTGTTAG GAAGGTTAGTGTGATGGATTTGTCCAAGAAATTTGGGTTGGAATATCGAGTGCTCCATGCAATCACCAATAGCCATTCGTGGTATGGCAATTGGGGttatgaatttggaaatggcAGCTATGCTCTTACACAAGATGCCTACCAGAAAGCAGTGAATACCCTGTCAGATATGCCCTTGTCCTCATTTTCATTCCAGGGTCGGGGACCACGAAGCCGCCTTCAGTGTGTTATTTCTCTTTACCAGTCGTTGGCTGAAACTGAACTTCTAACAATCAAAGACCTCTTCTCCTTTTTGTTGACATTGGTTCATGAATTTCGCAAGCCGATGAcgaaaaaaatatctaaacaggATGAAGGCTCCAACAAATGTAATTTATTGTGTGCTTGGACAAGACATGATGTTGAGGATGTTCAACAGGCTTTGATTAAGGTTTTGCTTGCATCAGCTTCCTGTAGGGAGGTCAAATGGGTTGCTAGACGTGTTCTCAAGGGTGCAGTTTGCAGGGGTGTTTCATCTCCGGAGCTTCTAGACTACAGTCTTAAGCATTTGGAAGGAAAATTAGTTGCCAACGGAATGGTAGTTGCTACACGATGCAATCCAAATACTAGTGCTATAGAATTCAG GCTAGAACCGTTCTGTGATGGATTTACGCGAAATTCAAGCCATCCATCAGAAGAGCAAGTCATATCCGATCTGGCATTTTTATTTGATTCGATAATTCACCCAGACAAAATGGTGAGCTATAGACCCAAGGTTATGAGGAAAAGCGTGGCTGATTCAGCAAGGAAGCTTCTTGACTGTAAGCAGTTTGTGAAAGAGTACAAGCCAGAGGTGGCCATGGAACAACCTCCAGTCATCAGACTGTGGTGTCAGGTTGAACTTTCTGATCAGCCGAAAGATGATCCATCCCCGCCACCAGAACTAATCGTTTTGCCTTTGAGTGCTACTGTTGCCGACCTTAAGAGGGAGGTCACTAGTGCTTTTCAAGAGGTGTATGCAATGTTCAAGAGGTTTCAAGCTGAGGAAGTAATAGGGTATGGGTCAATTAGTGACTCGCTCACCTTAAAATTCTTGCTTGGAACAAGTGCGATGGTCAAAATTCAAGGCAAGTGTCCAGCCAAGTATGGTCTAAGCCGCTTCCGAATGGAACGGGGTACAGAGACATGGAGAGTTGACTGCCCCTGTGGGGCTAAGGACGATGATGGAGAAAGAATGTTAGCATGTGATACTTGCAGTGTTTGGCAGCATACGAGGTGCGCGGGAATTGATAATTGTGATGCAATACCTTCTAAGTTTGTGTGTCTTAGATGCCTTAGCTCGTACCGTCAGGAAGCTGTAAATTTGCCAGACTCCGATGTTGAAGCTAACAAGTCTTACAAATTATCGAATGCTTCTTGCAAAGATGAAGCAGTGGCAACGGACTGTGCAGCAGTTGCTTGTAACATAACTGTAGATTTTGGTGTACGATGA
- the LOC107477577 gene encoding vacuolar protein sorting-associated protein 9A: MEGSTSSPASSSQSLAFYDFLDRMRNPASLDLLRSIKSFIVSFSFYPCNPESDGKRVQEFFSTTETAIRDHPLWMGATEEEIDCAMEGLEKYIMTKLFSRTFSALPEDARIDNDISEKICLLQTFLKPEHLDIPALLRNEASWLLAEKELRKINGFKSPREKLLCIMNCCKVINNLLLNATISENHVPAGADDFLPVLIYVTIKANPPQLHSNLKFIQLYRWQAKLVSEAAYYFTNLVSAMAFIVDLNATSLSMDEDKFEENMEAAKLKSKLKSEEYQMIKQGEAKCSSSGKMCDEIEETRVMSLESNYPYMEARSGELKERDVDRLLSLYKDLVLKYTALCKAIDCLPISEKEPILGHLKMQETVSLVAPQGQ; this comes from the exons ATGGAGGGATCAACATCATCACCGGCGTCTTCCTCCCAATCCCTCGCTTTCTACGACTTCCTGGATCGCATGCGAAACCCTGCTTCCCTCGATCTTCTTCGATCAATTAAGAG CTTCATTGTATCATTTTCATTCTATCCATGCAATCCTGAAAGTGATGGGAAAAGAGTGCAAGAGTtcttctcaacaacagaaaCTGCAATAAGAGATCATCCATTGTGGATGGGTGCCACTGAAGAAGAGATTGACTGTGCAATGGAG GGTTTGGAGAAATATATAATGACTAAATTGTTCTCCCGGACATTTTCTGCTTTGCCTGAGGATGCAAGGATTGATAATgacatatcagagaaaatatgCTTGCTGCAAACCTTTCTGAAGCCTGAACATCTGGACATACCAGCACTTCTTCGCAATGAAGCTTCATGGCTG CTGGCTGAGAAAGAATTGAGGAAAATCAATGGTTTCAAATCTCCTCGTGAGAAACTATTGTGTATAATGAATTGTTGTAAGGTCATCAACAATCTGCTGCTCAATGCAACAATTTCTGAAAATCATGTGCCAGCTGGGGCTGATGACTTTCTCCCTGTGCTCATATATGTTACAATAAAG GCCAATCCTCCCCAATTACATTCTAACCTGAAATTCATCCAGTTGTACCGATGGCAAGCAAAACTCGTCTCAGAAGCTGCATATTATTTCACAAATCTTGTGTCAGCCATGGCATTTATAGTTGACTTAAATGCTACATCCCTTTCCATGGATGAGGACAAATTTGAGGAAAACATGGAAGCAGCCAAATTGAAGAGCAAATTAAAAAGTGAAGAATATCAGATGATCAAACAAGGGGAGGCCAAGTGCAGTTCATCAGGCAAAATGTGTGACGAAATTGAAGAGACAAGAG TTATGTCGCTTGAATCAAATTATCCATATATGGAAGCTCGGAGTGGAGAGTTGAAGGAGAGAGACGTTGACAGATTGTTAAGTCTCTACAAGGATTTAGTTTTGAAGTATACAGCCTTGTGCAAAGCTATTGATTGCCTTCCAATTTCAGAGAAAGAACCAATTCTTGGACACCTAAAGATGCAGGAAACAGTCAGTCTGGTTGCACCGCAGGGCCAATGA